Within the Anaerohalosphaeraceae bacterium genome, the region TCAACGCCTGCGCCAGTCCAATCCGCCGCATCATTCCTTTCGAATATGTTCCAATGCGCCGACTGCCCAGCCCCGCCAGCCCCACCATCTCCAAAAGCGTATCAATCCGGCTTTTGCGAACCGGAGCCGGCAGGCCGAATATCCGCCCGTAAAAATCCAGCGTCTCCCGCGCCGTCAGATACCGATACAAATACGATTCCTCCGGCAAATACCCGATTCGGGCGGCTATCGCCGGGTCGGTGCTGCGGCCCCCCAGGACAAAGGCATGCCCCTTCGTCGGATGCAGCAGGTTCAGCAGCATCTTGATGGTCGTTGTCTTTCCCGAACCGTTGGGCCCCAGAAACCCGTAAATCTCGTTGTAGCGAACCTTCAGATTTAAATCGACAACGGCCTTGACCTTCGGACGCCCCCACCAATCCGGAAAGATTTTCGTCAGATTGATTGTTTCAATCGCATAGGAAGAACCGGAAGAATCCATGAGTCCATTGCACCTGAAAAAAATTTTGTTTATGCTTCGGGGCTTTCCACAGCCGGTCCGTGCGGCTCCAGATGCTCTCCGTACCGCACCAGACGGGCACTGTTGAAGATAACCACCAGCGCCCCGACCAAGTGCAGAAACGCCGCCAGAATCAGCTTCACCCAGCCGACCATAATCCCCAGCATCCCCAGCAGGATAAAAATCACACCGAAGAGCAGGTTCTGATGAATGACCGCCCGCGTTTTCCGCGACAAATGCACCAAAAACGGCAGACGCCGAAGGTCATCGCTCATCAGGGCAATCGAAGCCGAGTTGATAGCCACATCGCTGCCGGCCGCTCCCATCGCAATGCCCAAATCCCCCGCTGCCAGCGCCGGGGCGTCATTGATGCCGTCCCCGACCACCGCCACAATATGACCTTCCTTGCGTATCGACTCCACCACCGCCAGCTTATCCTGCGGCAGGCACTGGGCCTTGTAATCCGTACAGCCCAGCTCCGCACTGACGCGGTTGGCCACATCCCGGCGGTCGCCTGTCAGCATCGTCACCCGGCGAATCCGGGCCGCAAACAGCTCCTCCACCGCCTGCCGGGCCTCCGGACGCGTCTTGTCCTGAAGCCCAATCCAACCGATGCACCGATTGTCGCAGGAAACATACAGCGTGCTGAATCCCTGCTCCTCATGAAGGGCCGGGTCGGCCACCGTATGAATATCAATCCCGTTTTCCGTCAGGAAGGTGTCGCGTCCCACCCGCACCAGGGAACCGTTTACACGGGCCGTCACGCCTTTGCCCGGCGTTTCCTGAAACTCCGTCGCCCGCACAAAACTCACATTGGCCTCCTTGGCCAGATTCAGCACCGCACGGGCCGCCGGGTGTTTGCTCATCTCCTCGGCCGAAGCCGCCAGCGACAGCAGCGTTTCCGGCTCGACATCCGCCGCCGGCTCCAGTTTGGTCACATACAGCTGACCCGTCGTCAGGGTGCCGGTCTTGTCGAATACAACCGCCGTAATCTTGCCGGCGATTTCCAGAAGCGATACATTCTTAATCAGCACCCCCAGACGCGCCGCCGCCGACAGTGCCGCCACCATCGCCGTCGGCGTCGCCATAATAATCGGACACGGGCACGAAATCACCAGAATCGAGATTGTCTTTTCAAAATCCTTCGTGAAAAAGTAAACAATCCCGCTGATCATCAGAATCGTCGGCAGATACCACTTCACATACCGGTCAATCAGCCGCATAATCGGCAGCTGCGTCTTTTCCGCCGCCATAATCAGCTGCTGCACCTTGCCCAGCGTGGTATCCTGCCCGGCCTTGGTCACCTCGATATCCAGCATGCCCGTCAGGTTCGTCGTGCCGGCAAACACCTGCATCCCGATGACCTTATCCACCGGCAGCGATTCGCCGGTAATCGTGGCCTCATTGACCGAACTTAAGCCCTGGCGAATCACACCGTCCGCCGGAATGTTGTCGCCCGGACGGACCCGAATCAAATCCCCGGGCTTGAGCTGACTGACGTTCACTTCCGTTTCCGTTCCGTCCGGTTTCACCAACACGGCCGTCGTCGGCGTCAGTTTAATCAGCGATTCAATCGCCGCCCGTGCCCCCAGGGCCGTCCGGGTCTCCATCAGCTCCGCCAGCAGCATAATAAAGGCCACCACACCCGCCTCAAAATACTGACCGGCGGCCAGCGCCGCCAGAATCGCCAGCGCCACCAGCTCATCCATATGCGTATGACCTTCCAGGAGGCCCCGCACGGCATGAACAATCACCGGCAGCCCCAGCAGCACCGCCCCAATCAGGGCCACCAACTGACTCAAATCCCCCGGCCCATACAGCCAGCGAACCTGAGCCAGAGAAGCGCTCAGCAGCAGCACACCGCCGGTCAGCGTGCCGAATACCGCCAGACTGATTCGCGTCTGCTGGCCCGCCGCCGAGGCGGCTAACCCTTCATGCGTATGGGAATGCCCCTCATGCGAACATCCCATTTCCTGACACTTGATTCCAAGGTGCTGATGTGCCATGTCCACCTCTGCAAATGACTATTTTTTGTCCGCCTGCCCTTCTCTGGGCCGCGCAAAGTCCCGATTAATCATCACACGAATTTCACGCCCTCGGTCTCCGGAGGGCGGCACAAACATCGTCTCATCCACCTTCTGAAGAATTTCCTCCACGGCATCCTGATAGAGTTTCTGCAGCACCAGAGCCGGACGCTTGCGGTATTCCGGCAGCAGACTCTTCAAATAATCCGCCGCCGCCTTGGCGTCCTGCTCCGCCCGGGTCCGATAGGCCCATGCCTCCGCCAAAATCCCCTGAACCCGTCCGCCCATCTGACGAATCAGCTCCTCCATCTGCTCGTCCGTCAGCGTTTCATCCCGCAGTTTGGCCAGCAGCTCCTCCGCCCGAGGACCGGCCGTATCCGTCAGAAGTTTTTCCTTGTACGCGCGGGCGTCCACAATGGCCTGCTCACTTTTGTTAATCGCCTGGCTGGAGGCCTGAAACGCATCATCCACCTGCAGCGGCCAGTTCGTCCGATTGATCCGCACATCATCAATCTGAATCCCGCTTTCCAACGCATCCAGCTTGTCCTGCAGAATCCGCCGAACCCGCTCCGAAATCCCCGTTGAACTTGTCAGCGCCTCATCCAGACTGTACCGCACCATCGTGGAAACGATGGCATCCGACGTCAGACTCTCAATCAGCGGATTGACCGTCCGAGCCGCCACCTCCATAAACGATTCGCCCGGTTTTCGGCTGGGAATATAAATATTTTCAAAAAAACGAACCGGGGAGCCGATGGAATACGTCACGGTCCATTTGGAATGCACAATGTTGTAATCCGAGCCCTTCAGCTGGGTAATCGGCTCATTGCGGGTCAGACAATACCCGTCCTGAACCGGGTTCAGCCCGCCGTAAGCCGCTTTCTTTCCGCCGGCCAGCTTTTCCTGCTCCGTCTCAAAATACCAGAACGAATCAATCGGCAGACTGCGAATCTCCTTGACGGGGATCCG harbors:
- a CDS encoding cation-translocating P-type ATPase, whose translation is MAHQHLGIKCQEMGCSHEGHSHTHEGLAASAAGQQTRISLAVFGTLTGGVLLLSASLAQVRWLYGPGDLSQLVALIGAVLLGLPVIVHAVRGLLEGHTHMDELVALAILAALAAGQYFEAGVVAFIMLLAELMETRTALGARAAIESLIKLTPTTAVLVKPDGTETEVNVSQLKPGDLIRVRPGDNIPADGVIRQGLSSVNEATITGESLPVDKVIGMQVFAGTTNLTGMLDIEVTKAGQDTTLGKVQQLIMAAEKTQLPIMRLIDRYVKWYLPTILMISGIVYFFTKDFEKTISILVISCPCPIIMATPTAMVAALSAAARLGVLIKNVSLLEIAGKITAVVFDKTGTLTTGQLYVTKLEPAADVEPETLLSLAASAEEMSKHPAARAVLNLAKEANVSFVRATEFQETPGKGVTARVNGSLVRVGRDTFLTENGIDIHTVADPALHEEQGFSTLYVSCDNRCIGWIGLQDKTRPEARQAVEELFAARIRRVTMLTGDRRDVANRVSAELGCTDYKAQCLPQDKLAVVESIRKEGHIVAVVGDGINDAPALAAGDLGIAMGAAGSDVAINSASIALMSDDLRRLPFLVHLSRKTRAVIHQNLLFGVIFILLGMLGIMVGWVKLILAAFLHLVGALVVIFNSARLVRYGEHLEPHGPAVESPEA
- a CDS encoding protease modulator HflK; its protein translation is MDERTVSGLNNEQRTAGEPELLQPGQKSLADALRLSFLILKVIMAAVAVLFLASGFFSVEPNEQALVLVFGKVQGQGDERIKQPGYHWTFPEPISEIIRIPVKEIRSLPIDSFWYFETEQEKLAGGKKAAYGGLNPVQDGYCLTRNEPITQLKGSDYNIVHSKWTVTYSIGSPVRFFENIYIPSRKPGESFMEVAARTVNPLIESLTSDAIVSTMVRYSLDEALTSSTGISERVRRILQDKLDALESGIQIDDVRINRTNWPLQVDDAFQASSQAINKSEQAIVDARAYKEKLLTDTAGPRAEELLAKLRDETLTDEQMEELIRQMGGRVQGILAEAWAYRTRAEQDAKAAADYLKSLLPEYRKRPALVLQKLYQDAVEEILQKVDETMFVPPSGDRGREIRVMINRDFARPREGQADKK